The genomic segment GTCAAGCGTCAGTGATTTTCAGGGGAAAAGGTCATTGACTTGGGGATACAACTATTTGAATGAGCGAGATCTATTCTGATGATTTGCTCCCACTCCTGTGTATCAGGTGCTCCCTGTACAGGAATGGCTTCCAGGACCCAGGACTACTCCCTCTGTCCACTTCCTGACTCACCCAGGGGCATGGTGACAGGGGCGTCTCTGCATCTATGTAGCGGGACATTAACAATAGAGGAACCCCAGACCTGTAGCACATGGAGTCCAAAGCTACTGTGGAGAATTCTCCCAATTATCTGACATGTAAAACTGTTAGCAGAGTCGATTCTCATCAACAAAGCCCTCTCTTGTCAGGAATGTACTTAATGAGGCCTATATGCTTATAAGCACATCAtggattcttttcttcttcaatgGCAGTTGCAAGAAATACAATTCACTGCAGCTGTTGTATTTTGAGGGCAGAAAGCGATAGCAGTGTTCCATCTATTGAGTATGTCTACTCGTGAAGGGGCATATTCTACACATTCCAACTCTCCTAGTGAAACATTTCTATCAGCCTGGTTAAGGGAAAGCCTgaattatcttttataaaatcCTAGCCAGATGAAGAGTCCATCAGGGCCCCAAAATAAGGATAAAGTGTTGCAGAAGTGCACTGGTTGATAGAAACATGAAATCAGGTATCTGGATTGTTTGCGTGTTTTCGGTTCTTGTCAGCTCTTCGATATTTGTAATCGGCGGCAAAGTCTTTACATTCCAGACATCACTTTTGctcctaattttgtatttgtaattttacATCCTTCTTTTCTTAAGGAAAATACTCCAGATTGTATAAGATGTAGGCCCACAAACCTGAATCGATTCCTGACAGAGTAATGAAGCAACAGCTGGAATCACAGCCACTAAATGGCCAAACCAGGATTTGAAGCCGGAATTCAAGCGTGGGCCTCAGAAAGGCATCCCGGACTCTAACATGCGTCCCTGGAATCAGGGTCTTGCTGGGGtgcagattctgactcagtagCTGTGGGCTGGGGCCCAGGTGCTGTGAGGTTGCTGCTCTGTGGGCCACACTCGGGAGCCAGGGTCTCTCAGCTAATGCGCTCTATGGCCGGCTCTCGGGCAGTGCAATTAACCACTGCCACTCAGGGAGGTGGTGGGACTTGCCCAGATAGCAGAGTCAGAGGCTGAACTCACAGCTCCAGCCCCCGCCTACCATGGTGGCAGGTGGCCTAAGTGTGGAGTCCCAGGAATCAGCGCTGTGTCCCCAAGAGGTATGTCCCTTCCAGCCCCCTACACCTCAGGTGGGAGCTGCCCCTCCTGTTCCCTGGGATTGGCCTGAGATGCTGCAGTCAGTCTCCACCTGCAAGGGGAGCAGGAGAGCACCGGCGTTTCCAGTGTGACAGCCATACCTGTCTGGACTCCACTTGCCTGGCTTTCTCCACCTTGGTGACAGGCTGCTCAGCCCGCTAAGCATCAGTTTCCCTGTGCATGAAACGAGCTGAATATGACCCACCTCATAGCATTATTCAGGGACTAAATGAGGTGTTATATGACTAGTTACACAATCCGACTCTATGTGTGTTGGCCCACAGCACCTGTGGAACGGGTCATTGTTCCTGGGCTAAACTGACCTTGGGAATCAAGTGACTACTTCTTGCAGCATGTACTCTCAGCTTCCATTTTCTCAATGTGTGTGAAGAAGAGACGGTGTTAGAACAGAAAGACATCTGCAAACATTCACACCCTGCAGAGGGCTGAGCAGAGGCTAAGGGCTTGATGGCAGCTAATTGTTCCCTGACAGATGTCAGCTTTGCCTGTCTGTCTCTCGGTGTGTGTTTGCAGCTGTGCAGCAGGCTGGCAGCCTCTGCCATTCTCTTTCTGCCTGGGTCCTCCCAAATGCACCCCAAATCCCAGCCATGCTGCTTGATCACCACAGGCCTGCCTGGTGACAACAGGCTGTGGTGATTTTATTTGTCACCTTTAGAGCTTGTGTAGCAGTGTTTCTTTCCTAGAGGTTCCAGATGTTTGTCCTGCAGACATCTCTTCCAGGAGAAAAGGGAATAGATGAGGGTAGGCTGTATTTCCTTGCTGTCCCAAACCTCTGGTCATTAGCATTCCCAGAAGGACATGCAGCATAATGGCTGCAGACTCTATGTGGTGCTGCCCTGGGCTCTGTAGCCTGGAGGGTCTCACATCAGTTGCAGCCTGGCCTGGGTTTAGGTTATTTTAAGCTGCCTCTGCAATGCAGCtgcaaatccaggaaaagagGAATGAGGTGTCTGCTCATCACGGAAGAGCTCTCTAAGCACATGTTGTCACTGGCTTAGAGAGCAGGAGACAGTATAATTACAGTCATTCCACGAGGTTCATGCTGCTGCATCGCCCCTTTCAGGAGCACCCCTCCCATTTCTTTGGTGCCAATACCTTTTCTTAAAAAGCCTCCTGGTAAATTTCAAAATGCCACTGGTAAAAGCAAACTGCCTCACTGAGCTCCTTAGTTATTTGTTTAGATTTAATGTATCTCCTTAGAATTTTTTGGGAAGAGATTGAAGACTCTTACACTGCCCCTTGGGGGAAAAGAGTGTCCAAGAGGAGGGGGAGGACGTTTCTTCTTCAACCCCATGACCTCAACTGCATTCCACATGAAGCATTAGCTTTAGGACAACATTGGCACAGACTGAACCCTGAGAATGCAGTTTGCCCACTcatctacttatttatttggTGTCTGAATCAACAGGCTCTggccaggaagaggaagaggggaagCTGTGAAACTCCTGTCCTTGGAAAGCTGTGTTTAGTGGACACCTATCGGTCCTGAATGGCAGGCAGAATACTTGGTTCACAAGGGTAAATTCTCTAACTCTGAACTTCCTTCTATGTCATTTCCATCTGTCTGCCTTTTCTGATTCCTCAgtattttttctgcttcattcatgtatgtattcattcatccattcagtgAGCATTCATTAAATGTCAACTACATGCCAGGACTGCACTGGACACAGGGGCCATTGTTCCTGCCCTTGAGCTTACAAGGCAGTGAGGGGCAGAAGAGCAGGGCTGAGTGGGCAGACAGTGAGGTCAGTGCTGCTCTGGGGGAAAGCCCGCATGTCTGGGGCACGTGGAGCTGCAGAGCATTGCCTATTGGGTCTAGGCACTGGAGAGGCCTCTTGAAGTGGTCCTAGGGAAACAAGGTGGCGATGATTAGGTAGGAACtcagtgaaagaaagagaaagatgtttagagggaaattttgaaaatgtggccAAAGAGTGTACATGCAAACCCTCTCTCTAGTCCCCACAGCCTTTAGTAAGGGATCAGATTCCCGAGAACACACTGTGGGCTGGGAGCTCTGTGGAGGATGTGCCAGCCATGGCTCAGGTGCCAATGAGGCTGCTGCCCCCACGTGACACGGAGAAGGCTGTTTGCAGAACAGCCACAGGTAGCAGCACAAAGAACAAGCGTGAATGGGAAACACAGGTCCCAGGAGCTCTGCCTCCCTCTCATGTGTCCATTCACTTTGCAATAGTCACTGAATACCTGCCGCACGCACTGTCCTTGAGACTGGGAAACAGCCACATCTCAGCCCTTTTGGACGTTTACAGAATGaccaacaaataaatgaatccatGGCATGTCAGACCATGATGGAGGAAGACAGATAGGGAGAAagacaagggaaggaaaggagatagAGCATGCAGGGCTGGCGTGAGGGTGGGAGCTGCCACAGTGACAGGTGCCATTCAAACAAACCCTTGAGGGACCCAGCATGTGAGTGCCTGAAGTAAGGGtggtccaggcagaggaaacctAAGTGCAAAAGCCTCGAGGCAGCAGCGGGCTTGCTGTGTTCAGGGAAAGACAAGGGGGTgtaggaggcagaagcagagcaGTGGGAGGGAgcgggtggggaggagagggagctgGGGCCAGTGCATGGAGGGCCGTGGAGGCTCTGTCTCAGGACAAGTTGAAAAGTCAATGGAGGCTGTGGGCAGGGGAATGGCAGATGTGACCTCTGCTTCAATGTGAGCACCCACGATCAGGTCAACATGGGTGCCGGCTTCAGAACAGCCAACTGGTGTCTggcaaaaactaacaaaaacaaaaagagtctcCGGATCTCCTGAAACcgattaaacaaaaatatttatagaacaccgAGTACATGAAGGATATTTTGTGGGTAGTTTGGTTCCTCTCCTGAAGGAGAGAGCTTTCCGGGTGAGCTGGCGATACATGCACTTGGGGGAGATGACGGCTCACTGCAGGGCAGTGCATCATCCGTGCTGAAGGAGTGCCAGTGTTTCAGAAATGGACACAGAGCAGGTCAGTTGATGGACAGGGAAGAGGAGCACTCTCTATGTGCCAGCACTGGGCCTTCTGGGGACGAGATGAGCATTTTTCTGTTGTACATGAGATACTGAGGATCGTGCTAGGCAGAGGTGAGCCCTTTCCTGGAAGGAGTTAATCTAGAAAGCATAATCTGTCTCATTTGGGAGGAGCTAAATAAATCTCTCTTCAATGAAGCAAAGGTCAataagaaaatgtgtattttacgTATAAAATTACCTATCAGAATTTACCATGAGGCATAATCTTAGTCAATTGCCTAAATTAATTATTTCAGACCACAAATACTGAAACACCAAATTGATAAGGTGGCAACTATTTCAGTTACctactgctgcataacaaatgacCCCAAAGCTTAGGGACTTAAAACAATAGTTTGTTATTGCTTATCATTCTGTCAGCTGGGAGGTTCTTCTGCTGGCCTCACCTGGGATCATGCACAAGGCTACATTTCCTAGGGTGTCAGCTGGGGGATGGGCATAGCtgggtggctggatcacctgagtctcTCTCCATGtggtattgttttaaaatataggtttTAGCGCTGCCTCAGGATGTAAAGTGTAACACAGGGGCGGGGTGGGCAGCATGGGCCTGTGAGACTTGTGTGTGCCCCAAGCTCCCCCCCGCAGCCAGCTCTGCAGTGGTCTGCTCCGGTGGATTTGGGTTCCAAATGGAAGGCTGCGCGTTCTCTGCTGCTTATTGTTGCCCCAGTTACTGTGGGGACCATCAGAGCAGCCTTAGCGCTGTGCAGAGCCCGGGTCTACCTCTCAGCCCTATTTTGGGTTGGTCCTGGTGGAGCTACGCAGGGTTATGGCAGCACTGCCTCAAAATATGATCACAGATTCTAATTCCCACGAGTTTCCATGGGAATTCGTGATGTGGGCAGCTATTGTTGGAGTTTTTGCTGTTCccatttttttgtggagaagtTGGAGATCGGTTAGGAGTCGGCTTtatgagaggagagagaaaaagcttGCCAGTGCGCTTTCTGAACTAATTGACAAAAAATGTAAACTACTTGAAAACCTTACCCTACTTAAAAAAGAGCATGAATGCTGTGAAGTAGAGTCATCTTTAAAGGAGGCCAGCTTTGAGGACGAGGCAGCAGAGGCACGAAGTTTGGAGACAACATGTGAAAAGCGGAGCAGGTCCAATGATGAACTTGAGGATGAGatacttggtctcaaaaaagagttaacagaacagaaatcaaaacattctGAACAAAAGCAACTGATGACAGATATTTCAAAAACGATACAGTCTCTAGAAGATAAGTCAAAATCCCTCAAATCACAAGTAGCTGAAGCCAAAATCATCTTCAAGATATCTCAAATGAATGAAGAACGACTGAAGATAGCGATAAAAGATGCCTTGAATGAAAATTCTCAACTTCAGGAAAGCCAGAAACAGCTTTTGCAAGAAGCTGAAGTATGGAAAGAACAAGTGAGTGAacttaataaacaaaaaataacattggAAGACTCCGGAGCACACGCAGAGCAAGTTCTAAACGATAAAGACAATCACATCGAGACTCTGACGGAACGCTGGCTGAAGATGAAAGACTGGGCTGCTGTGCTTGGAGAAGACATAATGGAAGATGAGAACTGGAAATTACCAATGAACAGTGAATCAGAAGATGGTGCTAACTCAGATCATCCTCCAGAAGGAGCTTCGAAGAAACTGATTCATGCTGCTAAGTTAAATGCTTCTTTGAAAAtcttggaaggagaaagaaaccaaATTGATTTTCAGTTATCTGAAGttgaaaaaacaaaggaagagctTACACAGTGTACTAAAAATCTTCAGACTCAACAAGCATCTTTGCAGTCAGAAAACACACATTTAGAAAGTGAGAATCAGAAGCTTCAACAGAAACTTAAAATAATGGCTCAGttctatcaagaaaatgaaatgagactCTATAGGAAATTAACACTACAGGAGAACAGCCagttagagaaagaagagaaactttCTAAAGTAGACAAAAAGATCGTTCATCCCACCGAGGAGCTGGAGACCTACAGAAAGCGAGCCAAAGATCTCGAAGAAGAACTCAAGAGAACTATTGATCACTATCAACGGTGGACCATTGCCTATGAGGAAAAAGCACATCGTGATCAGCTGGCAGCTTGGACTGCTGAGGGAAACCTCAatgatttaaggaaagaaaatgcccacagcagacaaaaattaactgaaatagaGTTTAAATTTAAACTCTTAGGAAAAGATCCTGATGCATTTGATGTTCCAAATAGGGCATTTGGCAGAGAACATTCCCTGTACGGTCCCTCACCAATGGGTGGACCTTCATGTGAAACTAGAGCTTTTCTCTGTCCTCCAAATCTGTTGGAGGGTCCACTCAGACTCTCAGCTTTGCTTCCTGGGGGGAAAGGAAGAGGCTCAAGAGGCCCAGGGAATCCTCTGTATCGTCAGAGTACCAATGAAAGAGGAGAATCAACCTGTGGTGGGTTACCGGATCCTCACAGGGCTCCTTCTGACACTGGGTTCCTGTCACCTCGGTGGGAACAAGACCGTAGGATGATGTTTCCTCCACCAGGACACCAGGTCTACTGTGGTTGTTGACAAATGGGAAAGTAACTTTAtgcttaattaaataaattgtagtttgttttaaaaatatatacatatatgtcttaTTATTCTTCAGGTGCAGAGAGACCAACAGGTCAAGAGTCGATTACCACTGAAAAGGCAGTTTGTGACTCACAGATCCCA from the Callithrix jacchus isolate 240 chromosome 1, calJac240_pri, whole genome shotgun sequence genome contains:
- the LOC118153108 gene encoding LOW QUALITY PROTEIN: melanoma inhibitory activity protein 2-like (The sequence of the model RefSeq protein was modified relative to this genomic sequence to represent the inferred CDS: inserted 1 base in 1 codon), which translates into the protein MEGCAFSAAYCCPSYCGDHQSSLSAVXEPGSTSQPYFGLVLVELRRVMAALPQNMITDSNSHEFPWEFVMWAAIVGVFAVPIFLWRSWRSVRSRLYERREKKLASALSELIDKKCKLLENLTLLKKEHECCEVESSLKEASFEDEAAEARSLETTCEKRSRSNDELEDEILGLKKELTEQKSKHSEQKQLMTDISKTIQSLEDKSKSLKSQVAEAKIIFKISQMNEERLKIAIKDALNENSQLQESQKQLLQEAEVWKEQVSELNKQKITLEDSGAHAEQVLNDKDNHIETLTERWLKMKDWAAVLGEDIMEDENWKLPMNSESEDGANSDHPPEGASKKLIHAAKLNASLKILEGERNQIDFQLSEVEKTKEELTQCTKNLQTQQASLQSENTHLESENQKLQQKLKIMAQFYQENEMRLYRKLTLQENSQLEKEEKLSKVDKKIVHPTEELETYRKRAKDLEEELKRTIDHYQRWTIAYEEKAHRDQLAAWTAEGNLNDLRKENAHSRQKLTEIEFKFKLLGKDPDAFDVPNRAFGREHSLYGPSPMGGPSCETRAFLCPPNLLEGPLRLSALLPGGKGRGSRGPGNPLYRQSTNERGESTCGGLPDPHRAPSDTGFLSPRWEQDRRMMFPPPGHQVYCGC